One segment of Stenotrophomonas sp. SAU14A_NAIMI4_8 DNA contains the following:
- a CDS encoding alkene reductase translates to MHTSPAVHGPPMSAESRVLFTPTRLGDIAVANRIAMAPLTRNRALPDRVPSPLAVTYYQQRASAGLIIAEATQISPLGQGYLDTPGIYSAEQVAAWKSITDAVHAEGGRIVLQLWHVGRISHTSLLPEGEVPVAPSAIRANGKTFTANGFEDVSAPRALAIDEIPALIEDYRIAARNAIAAGFDGVEVHAANGYLIDQFLRDGSNHRSDAYGGSIENRTRLLFEVTSAVAEAIGAARTGVRLSPVTPVNDAHDSDPQPLFNRAVERLDSIEGLAFIHVIEGATGGDRDNIAFDYAALRARFRGPWIANNGYDVDSAEQAVASGYADMVAFGRAFIANPDLVARLRSGAALAELDPATLYGGGEHGYTDYPALGA, encoded by the coding sequence ATGCACACCTCCCCTGCCGTGCATGGACCCCCGATGAGTGCTGAATCCCGCGTGTTGTTCACGCCCACCCGCCTGGGTGATATCGCCGTTGCCAACCGCATCGCCATGGCCCCGCTTACGCGCAACCGCGCCCTGCCCGATCGCGTGCCGTCGCCGCTGGCGGTCACCTACTACCAGCAGCGCGCCAGCGCCGGCCTGATCATTGCCGAAGCCACCCAGATCAGTCCGCTTGGCCAGGGCTACCTGGACACCCCGGGCATCTACAGCGCCGAACAGGTTGCGGCCTGGAAATCCATTACCGATGCCGTGCACGCAGAAGGCGGCCGCATCGTGCTGCAGTTGTGGCATGTGGGCCGCATTTCCCACACCAGCCTGCTGCCGGAAGGTGAAGTGCCGGTGGCACCCAGCGCGATCCGCGCCAACGGCAAGACCTTCACCGCCAACGGCTTCGAGGATGTGTCCGCGCCGCGCGCACTCGCCATCGATGAAATTCCGGCGTTGATCGAGGACTACCGCATCGCCGCACGCAACGCCATCGCGGCGGGCTTTGATGGCGTGGAAGTCCATGCAGCCAACGGCTACCTGATCGACCAGTTCCTGCGCGACGGCAGCAACCACCGCAGCGATGCCTACGGTGGCAGCATCGAAAACCGCACGCGCCTGCTGTTTGAAGTAACCAGTGCCGTGGCCGAGGCCATCGGCGCGGCCCGTACCGGCGTGCGTCTGTCGCCGGTCACCCCGGTCAACGATGCACACGACAGCGATCCGCAGCCGCTGTTCAACCGCGCGGTGGAACGTCTGGACAGCATCGAAGGGCTGGCCTTCATTCACGTGATCGAAGGCGCCACCGGCGGTGACCGGGACAACATCGCATTCGACTACGCCGCGCTGCGTGCCCGCTTCCGCGGCCCGTGGATCGCCAACAACGGCTATGACGTGGACAGTGCCGAGCAGGCCGTCGCCAGCGGCTACGCCGACATGGTCGCCTTCGGTCGCGCGTTCATCGCCAACCCTGATCTGGTTGCACGCCTGCGCAGCGGCGCGGCCCTGGCCGAGCTGGACCCGGCCACGCTGTATGGCGGCGGCGAGCACGGCTACACCGATTACCCCGCCTTGGGCGCATAA
- a CDS encoding MFS transporter, producing MPSPRLRHEAIFLLVFALDLVNMFIATVAYPALASELQADVGLLAWVGTAYMLGLSVVIPLAPWLAARCGERRLLLVALLLFAAAAVLAGAAPSIGWLLVWRLLQGLAGGLLIPVAQAAAYRQCTPDQRGALTRRILLVALLVPALAPALGGLLVQWLSWRGVLWASLPLVVVAIALVLAWMPSDGERTAPRLQAYALATAMSALGVLLLALTWLGEPGHRIAGAVLLLLALVLATAHLRHARRQAQPLLRWSLLSHRGLRLAMLVYLAVPGVFIGSQLASTLQLHQAGFSAARIGALMLPWALASAVAITGSRRLLARFGPGAVLRVGMLLQASGLLLMALLPQPSFALAALLFALMGAGGSLCSSTAQTLAFHGVEAEVLGDASALWNLNRQLSFCLGTAAIALLLALAMQWLPARATGVALGLAAFLSLLPMALLRRGQPLVLPQPENA from the coding sequence ATGCCTTCCCCGCGCCTGCGCCATGAGGCGATTTTCCTGCTGGTGTTCGCCCTGGACCTGGTGAACATGTTCATCGCCACCGTGGCCTATCCCGCACTGGCGTCCGAGCTGCAGGCCGATGTGGGCTTGTTGGCCTGGGTGGGCACTGCCTACATGCTCGGCCTGAGCGTGGTGATTCCGCTGGCGCCGTGGCTGGCCGCGCGCTGCGGCGAACGACGCCTGTTGCTGGTCGCGCTGCTGCTGTTCGCCGCCGCTGCGGTGCTGGCGGGGGCTGCACCGTCCATCGGCTGGCTGCTGGTCTGGCGCCTGCTGCAGGGCCTGGCCGGTGGCCTGTTGATCCCGGTGGCGCAGGCCGCGGCATATCGGCAGTGCACGCCCGACCAACGTGGCGCGCTGACCCGGCGCATCCTGCTGGTGGCGCTGCTGGTCCCGGCACTGGCCCCCGCGCTGGGCGGGCTGCTGGTGCAGTGGCTGTCCTGGCGCGGCGTGCTGTGGGCCAGCCTGCCGTTGGTGGTGGTGGCCATCGCCCTGGTGCTGGCCTGGATGCCGTCCGATGGTGAACGCACTGCGCCCCGGCTGCAGGCCTATGCGCTGGCCACGGCGATGAGTGCGCTGGGCGTGCTGCTGCTGGCGCTGACCTGGCTGGGTGAACCCGGCCACCGGATTGCCGGCGCGGTGCTGTTGTTGCTGGCGCTGGTGCTGGCGACGGCCCACCTGCGCCACGCACGCCGGCAGGCGCAGCCGCTGCTGCGCTGGTCGTTGCTGTCCCATCGCGGCCTTCGACTGGCAATGCTGGTCTACCTGGCCGTACCCGGCGTGTTCATCGGCAGTCAGTTGGCCAGCACGCTGCAGCTGCACCAGGCCGGGTTCAGTGCTGCACGCATCGGTGCGCTGATGCTGCCTTGGGCGCTGGCGTCGGCCGTGGCGATCACCGGCAGCCGGCGGCTGCTGGCGCGTTTCGGGCCGGGCGCAGTACTGCGTGTCGGCATGCTGTTGCAGGCCAGTGGCCTGCTGCTGATGGCCCTGCTGCCGCAGCCTTCATTCGCGCTGGCGGCGCTGCTGTTTGCGCTGATGGGCGCGGGCGGCAGCCTGTGCAGCAGCACCGCACAGACGCTGGCCTTCCACGGTGTGGAGGCCGAGGTGCTGGGTGATGCCAGCGCGCTGTGGAATCTCAACCGACAGCTCAGCTTCTGTCTTGGCACCGCCGCCATTGCGCTGCTGCTGGCCTTGGCCATGCAGTGGCTGCCGGCGCGGGCCACCGGTGTGGCGCTGGGCCTGGCCGCTTTCCTTTCCCTGCTGCCGATGGCGCTGTTGCGCCGCGGGCAGCCCTTGGTCCTTCCGCAACCGGAGAATGCCTGA
- a CDS encoding CocE/NonD family hydrolase, translated as MHVRAVAVAIALCLSSSVLAADTPPMTPDISGKPFVAPDIGRDYDKRVVMVPMRDGTRLYTVIVVPKGAHNAPILLTRTPYDAAGRANRSDSPRMRDLLPQGDEVFVDGGYIRVFQDIRGKYGSEGDYVMTRPLRGPLNNTKVDHATDAWDTIDWLVKHVPESNGKVGMLGSSYEGFTVVMALTNPHPALKVAAPQSPMVDGWMGDDWLNYGAFRQVNFNYFAMQTEKRGKGTPLPSLGYDDYSTFLRIGSAGDYARFTGVDQLTWWKKLVQHPAYDAFWQGQALDAVMANTPLKVPTMWLQGLWDQEDMWGANHAYQAMEGRDTGNNHNYLVMGPWRHSQVNYSGSELGALKFDGDTALQFRRDVLKPFFDQYLVDGAAKADTPPVLVYNTGENHWDRLQGWPRSCETNCTAASKPLYLRAGGKLAFQAPAAGEGDYEEYVSDPAKPVPFVPRPVRFADRDMWTTWLVKDQRFVDGRPDVLTFITEPLREPLRIGGAPVVHLQASTSGTDSDWVVKLIDVYPDQEASTPEMGGYELPVSLAIFRGRYRESFSEAKPLAANQVLPYRFDLPNANHTFQKGHRVMVQVQSSLFPLYDRNPQTYVPNIYLAKPGDYQKATQRVWHSAAQASYIDLPVY; from the coding sequence ATGCATGTGCGTGCCGTTGCTGTAGCCATCGCCCTGTGCCTGTCCAGCAGCGTGCTGGCCGCCGATACCCCGCCGATGACCCCGGACATCAGTGGCAAGCCGTTCGTTGCACCGGATATCGGCCGCGACTACGACAAGCGCGTGGTGATGGTGCCGATGCGCGACGGCACCCGCCTGTACACCGTGATCGTGGTGCCCAAGGGCGCCCACAATGCGCCGATCCTGCTGACCCGCACCCCCTACGATGCTGCCGGCCGCGCCAACCGCAGCGATTCGCCGCGCATGCGTGACCTGCTGCCACAGGGCGACGAGGTGTTCGTCGACGGCGGCTATATCCGCGTGTTCCAGGATATCCGCGGCAAGTACGGTTCCGAAGGCGATTACGTGATGACCCGGCCGCTGCGCGGGCCGCTGAACAACACCAAGGTCGACCACGCCACCGATGCCTGGGACACCATCGACTGGCTGGTCAAGCACGTGCCGGAAAGCAACGGCAAGGTCGGCATGCTGGGCTCGTCCTACGAAGGCTTCACCGTAGTGATGGCGCTGACCAACCCGCACCCCGCGCTGAAGGTGGCCGCGCCACAGAGCCCGATGGTGGATGGCTGGATGGGCGATGACTGGCTGAACTACGGTGCCTTCCGCCAGGTCAACTTCAACTACTTCGCCATGCAGACTGAGAAGCGCGGCAAGGGCACGCCGCTGCCCAGCCTGGGCTACGACGACTACAGCACCTTCCTGCGCATCGGCTCGGCCGGTGACTACGCGCGTTTCACCGGCGTGGACCAGCTGACCTGGTGGAAGAAGCTGGTGCAGCACCCGGCCTACGATGCGTTCTGGCAGGGCCAGGCGCTGGATGCGGTGATGGCCAACACCCCCTTGAAGGTGCCCACGATGTGGCTGCAGGGCCTGTGGGACCAGGAAGACATGTGGGGCGCCAACCATGCCTACCAGGCCATGGAAGGACGGGATACCGGCAACAACCACAACTACCTGGTGATGGGCCCGTGGCGGCACAGCCAGGTGAACTACAGCGGCAGCGAACTGGGCGCCCTGAAGTTCGATGGCGATACCGCCCTGCAGTTCCGCCGCGATGTGCTCAAGCCGTTCTTCGACCAGTATCTGGTGGACGGTGCGGCGAAGGCCGACACCCCGCCGGTGCTGGTCTACAACACCGGTGAAAACCACTGGGACCGCCTGCAGGGCTGGCCGCGCAGCTGCGAAACGAACTGCACGGCGGCCAGCAAGCCGTTGTACCTGCGTGCCGGCGGCAAGCTGGCCTTCCAGGCGCCGGCGGCAGGCGAGGGCGACTACGAGGAGTACGTGTCCGACCCGGCCAAGCCGGTGCCCTTCGTGCCGCGCCCGGTGCGCTTCGCCGACCGTGACATGTGGACCACCTGGCTGGTGAAGGACCAGCGCTTCGTGGATGGTCGGCCCGACGTGCTGACTTTCATCACCGAACCGTTGCGCGAACCGCTGCGCATTGGCGGTGCGCCGGTGGTGCACCTGCAGGCGTCCACCAGTGGCACCGACAGCGACTGGGTGGTGAAGCTGATCGATGTGTATCCGGACCAGGAAGCATCGACGCCGGAGATGGGCGGCTATGAGTTGCCGGTCTCACTGGCGATCTTCCGCGGCCGCTACCGCGAAAGCTTCAGCGAGGCCAAACCGCTGGCCGCCAACCAGGTGCTGCCGTACCGCTTCGATCTGCCCAACGCCAACCACACCTTCCAGAAGGGGCACCGGGTGATGGTGCAGGTGCAGTCCAGCCTGTTCCCGCTGTATGACCGCAACCCGCAGACCTACGTGCCGAACATCTACCTGGCCAAGCCGGGCGATTACCAGAAGGCCACGCAGCGGGTCTGGCACAGTGCCGCGCAGGCCAGCTACATCGATCTGCCGGTGTATTGA
- a CDS encoding MgtC/SapB family protein: MELTQDVSILLRVAAAMLFGGVLGVEREMGKHAAGLRTHMLIAGAAALIVGLGDSVAEHFQQERYRDLLQVDPVRLIEAVVACVGFVAAGTILRGNREDQVSGLTTASSLVMAAAIGIAVGIGKYVIAMGVSVLCLLVLAVIRRVEKKL; encoded by the coding sequence ATGGAACTCACCCAGGACGTATCCATCCTGCTGCGCGTTGCCGCCGCCATGCTGTTTGGCGGCGTGCTGGGCGTCGAGCGCGAGATGGGCAAACATGCCGCGGGCCTGCGCACACACATGCTGATTGCGGGCGCGGCAGCGCTGATCGTCGGCCTGGGCGATTCGGTGGCCGAACATTTCCAGCAGGAGCGCTACCGTGACCTGCTGCAGGTCGATCCGGTGCGCCTGATCGAGGCCGTGGTGGCCTGCGTGGGTTTCGTTGCCGCCGGCACCATCCTGCGTGGCAACCGCGAAGACCAGGTCAGCGGTCTAACGACCGCCAGTTCTCTTGTGATGGCCGCCGCCATCGGCATTGCCGTGGGCATTGGCAAGTACGTGATCGCGATGGGGGTGAGCGTGCTGTGCCTGCTGGTGCTGGCGGTGATACGACGGGTGGAGAAGAAGCTGTGA
- the lldP gene encoding L-lactate permease translates to MQPWQHLYDPAGNLWLSSLIALLPIAFFFVALAVLRMKGWLAGTITVAIALGVALLFYRMPLAQALGAAGYGFVYGLWPIAWIIIGAVFLYKVSVKTGQFDIIRASILSVTEDQRLQMLMVGFAFGAFLEGAAGFGAPVAITAALLVGLGFKPLYAAGLCLIVNTAPVAFGAMGIPIIVAGQVTGLDAFEIGQMAGRQLPFLTIIVLFWIMAIMDGWRGIKETWPAVLVAGGSFAIAQYLTSNFIGPELPDITASLASLVCLTLFLRRWKPVRIFRFDTETSAQAAAQALEAPRHSVGQIAKAWSPFLILTAMVTLWSIKPFKALFAAGGALQGWVLKIPVPGLDQMVQKMPPIVPAPLSYEAVYKFDWFSATGTAIILAAVIAIIALRMPAKAALQTFGETVRELRVPIYSIGMVLAFAFIANYSGLSATLALALAHTGDAFPFFSPFLGWLGVFLTGSDTSSNALFSALQATTAQQIGVSDVLLVAANTTGGVTGKMISPQSIAIACAAVGLAGKESDLFRFTVKHSLIFTTMVGLITLAQAYWLTWMIP, encoded by the coding sequence ATGCAGCCCTGGCAACACCTGTACGACCCCGCCGGCAACCTGTGGTTGTCCAGCCTGATCGCGCTGCTGCCGATCGCCTTCTTCTTCGTCGCCCTGGCCGTGCTGCGCATGAAGGGCTGGCTGGCCGGTACGATTACCGTGGCCATCGCGCTCGGCGTGGCCCTGCTGTTCTACCGCATGCCGCTGGCGCAGGCGCTGGGCGCGGCCGGCTATGGCTTCGTCTACGGCCTGTGGCCGATCGCCTGGATCATCATCGGCGCAGTGTTCCTGTACAAGGTTTCGGTCAAGACCGGGCAGTTCGACATCATCCGCGCATCGATCCTGTCGGTTACCGAAGACCAGCGCCTGCAGATGCTGATGGTGGGCTTTGCCTTCGGTGCCTTCCTGGAAGGCGCCGCTGGGTTCGGCGCGCCCGTGGCGATTACCGCCGCGCTGCTGGTCGGCCTGGGCTTCAAGCCGCTGTATGCGGCCGGCCTGTGCCTGATCGTCAACACCGCACCGGTGGCGTTCGGTGCCATGGGCATTCCGATCATCGTCGCCGGGCAGGTGACCGGCCTGGACGCGTTCGAGATCGGCCAGATGGCCGGCCGCCAGCTGCCGTTCCTGACCATCATCGTGCTGTTCTGGATCATGGCGATCATGGATGGCTGGCGCGGCATCAAGGAAACCTGGCCGGCGGTGCTGGTGGCCGGTGGTTCCTTCGCCATCGCCCAGTACCTGACCTCCAACTTCATCGGCCCGGAGCTGCCGGACATCACCGCCTCGCTGGCCTCGCTGGTCTGCCTGACCCTGTTCCTGCGCCGCTGGAAGCCGGTGCGCATCTTCCGTTTCGATACCGAAACCAGTGCCCAGGCCGCGGCGCAGGCGCTGGAGGCACCGCGCCATAGCGTGGGCCAGATTGCCAAGGCGTGGTCGCCGTTCCTGATCCTCACCGCAATGGTCACGCTGTGGAGCATCAAGCCGTTCAAGGCGTTGTTCGCCGCCGGCGGTGCGCTGCAAGGCTGGGTATTGAAGATTCCGGTGCCGGGTCTGGACCAGATGGTGCAGAAGATGCCGCCGATCGTGCCGGCGCCGCTCAGCTACGAAGCGGTCTACAAGTTTGACTGGTTCTCGGCCACCGGCACCGCCATCATCCTGGCCGCGGTGATCGCCATCATCGCCCTGCGCATGCCGGCCAAGGCCGCGCTGCAGACCTTCGGCGAAACCGTGCGCGAGCTGCGCGTGCCGATCTATTCCATCGGCATGGTGCTGGCCTTTGCCTTCATCGCCAACTACTCCGGGCTGTCGGCCACCCTGGCGCTGGCGCTTGCCCACACCGGTGATGCGTTCCCGTTCTTCTCGCCGTTCCTGGGCTGGCTGGGCGTGTTCCTGACCGGTTCGGATACCTCTTCGAACGCGCTGTTCTCTGCCTTGCAGGCGACCACGGCGCAGCAGATCGGCGTGTCCGATGTGCTGCTGGTGGCGGCCAACACCACTGGCGGTGTGACCGGCAAGATGATTTCCCCGCAGTCCATTGCCATTGCCTGTGCGGCGGTGGGCCTGGCCGGCAAGGAATCGGACCTGTTCCGCTTCACCGTCAAGCACAGCCTGATCTTCACCACGATGGTCGGCCTGATCACCCTGGCCCAGGCCTACTGGCTGACCTGGATGATTCCCTGA
- a CDS encoding DUF4440 domain-containing protein, with the protein MHRTAEHEIHELHDKLQVWFRAEVGAEALGDLMAHFCADFSMVGIAGRRLDRDAVQALFVGGHGARPGLEIAIEDVQRIQAPAPLAVLRYREGHAVAGGALAWRESLAVLRQDTGRWRWLALHEVPAG; encoded by the coding sequence ATGCACCGCACCGCCGAACATGAAATCCACGAACTGCACGACAAACTGCAGGTCTGGTTCCGCGCCGAGGTGGGCGCCGAAGCGCTGGGCGACCTGATGGCGCACTTCTGCGCAGACTTCAGCATGGTCGGCATCGCCGGGCGGCGGCTGGACCGGGATGCGGTGCAGGCGCTGTTCGTGGGTGGGCACGGCGCGCGCCCCGGCCTGGAGATCGCCATCGAAGACGTGCAGCGGATCCAGGCGCCCGCACCACTGGCGGTGCTGCGTTATCGCGAAGGGCATGCGGTGGCTGGTGGAGCGCTGGCCTGGCGGGAATCGTTGGCGGTGCTGCGGCAGGACACGGGGCGCTGGCGCTGGTTGGCACTGCACGAGGTCCCCGCGGGCTGA
- a CDS encoding LysR family transcriptional regulator, with product MVSLDRFDIFRAVVEAGSLTAAADRLGLSRAVVSFNLKRLEQDLGVTLLLRSTRHLALTEAGEQFLQHCVQALDAAQAAIDAARRDQQQLQGLLRLTTTPEYAQLRLIPALQAFRAQHPALQLHLSTSPAPADLIPERFDLAIRLGRLPDSQLHASELERHPLCAVAAPALLARLPSTEAADDPVQLGTLPRLGYPRLADVPVVAPDGSDALFATNPGNAVVRVDGASSLRAFALAGAGVTVLPRWLIEDDLAHDRLRPVLRQHRFPQQSVYAVYPHSTQPSPKVRQLVDFLRSWFTGHPER from the coding sequence ATGGTCAGCCTTGATCGCTTCGATATCTTCCGCGCCGTGGTCGAAGCCGGCAGCCTGACCGCTGCCGCCGACCGCCTTGGTCTCAGCCGCGCGGTGGTCAGCTTCAACCTGAAGCGGCTGGAACAGGATCTGGGCGTAACCCTGCTGCTGCGCAGTACCCGGCACCTGGCCCTGACCGAGGCCGGCGAGCAGTTCCTGCAGCACTGCGTGCAGGCGCTGGATGCGGCACAGGCGGCCATCGATGCCGCGCGCCGCGACCAGCAGCAACTGCAGGGTCTGCTGCGCCTGACCACCACACCGGAGTATGCGCAGCTGCGGCTGATCCCCGCGCTGCAGGCGTTCCGGGCGCAGCACCCGGCCCTGCAGTTGCACCTGTCCACGTCACCGGCACCGGCCGACCTGATTCCCGAGCGCTTCGACCTGGCGATCCGGCTTGGCCGCCTGCCCGATTCACAGCTGCATGCCAGCGAACTGGAACGGCACCCGCTGTGCGCCGTGGCGGCCCCTGCGCTGCTGGCACGCCTGCCGTCGACCGAAGCAGCTGACGACCCGGTGCAGCTGGGCACCCTGCCCCGCCTGGGCTATCCGCGCCTGGCCGACGTGCCGGTGGTCGCACCGGATGGCAGCGACGCCCTGTTCGCTACCAACCCCGGCAATGCGGTGGTGCGCGTGGACGGTGCCAGCAGCCTGCGCGCCTTCGCCCTGGCTGGCGCCGGGGTCACCGTGCTGCCGCGCTGGTTGATCGAAGACGACCTGGCCCACGATCGCCTGCGGCCGGTGCTGCGCCAGCACCGCTTCCCGCAGCAGAGCGTCTACGCGGTGTACCCGCACAGCACGCAACCGTCGCCGAAGGTGCGGCAGTTGGTCGATTTCCTGCGCAGCTGGTTCACCGGGCACCCCGAACGGTAG
- a CDS encoding SDR family NAD(P)-dependent oxidoreductase: protein MIDYQLGGKTAIVTGGVSGIGLAVAELLAASGARISVWDLKQDAVDATVQALKAKGAEAIGIALDVTDEAAVEAAVQRTVSELGGLDVAVNNAGIGGPAASSGDYPVDGWKRVVDVNLTSVFLCQRAQIQAMRAAGKGGSIINMASILGQVGFAGSTAYVAAKHGVVGLTQTAAWEHAADGIRINAVGPGFIATPLLDKMDANARATLEAKHALKRLGKPDEVAALVAWLASNDASFATGTYYAIDGGYLAQ from the coding sequence ATGATCGACTATCAGCTGGGCGGAAAGACCGCCATCGTTACCGGCGGTGTTTCCGGCATCGGCTTGGCCGTGGCCGAGCTGCTGGCTGCATCGGGCGCGCGCATTTCGGTGTGGGACCTGAAGCAGGACGCCGTGGATGCGACCGTACAGGCCTTGAAGGCCAAGGGTGCCGAAGCGATCGGCATCGCGCTGGACGTGACCGACGAGGCAGCGGTGGAAGCGGCCGTGCAGCGCACGGTGAGCGAACTGGGCGGGCTGGATGTGGCCGTGAACAATGCCGGTATCGGCGGCCCGGCGGCCAGCAGCGGCGATTACCCGGTTGATGGCTGGAAGCGCGTGGTGGATGTGAACCTGACCAGCGTGTTCCTGTGCCAGCGTGCGCAGATCCAGGCGATGCGCGCGGCGGGCAAGGGCGGCAGCATCATCAACATGGCCTCGATCCTGGGCCAGGTGGGCTTTGCCGGTTCCACCGCGTACGTGGCGGCCAAGCACGGCGTGGTGGGCCTGACCCAGACTGCGGCATGGGAACACGCCGCCGACGGCATCCGCATCAACGCCGTCGGTCCGGGCTTCATTGCCACGCCGCTGCTGGACAAGATGGATGCCAACGCGCGTGCCACGCTGGAAGCCAAGCATGCCCTGAAGCGGCTGGGCAAGCCGGACGAGGTGGCGGCGCTGGTGGCCTGGCTGGCCAGCAATGACGCCTCGTTCGCGACGGGGACCTATTACGCGATCGATGGCGGTTACCTGGCGCAGTAA
- the lldR gene encoding transcriptional regulator LldR, with product MSMQRVSDKVAAQLRALVQEQQLQPGDRLPAERALAVQLGVSRTALREAIAQLASQGLLTARVGGGTFVAAPAARARQTLDEPLAPYLPLFQGDPEYRFDVLEIRHALEGATAWHAALRATDEDRTRIAAAFQTMMDAHGKDDPAGEAQADAAFHLSIAEASHNLVLLQVMRGLFELLQTNISQSREKLYTSARTFSPLSDQHREMMDAVLAGDPERARAAAHAHLEFVHTTLRTLDDNEARRARASRLPSPHG from the coding sequence ATGAGCATGCAACGGGTTTCGGACAAGGTGGCCGCGCAGCTGCGCGCGCTGGTGCAGGAACAGCAGCTGCAGCCGGGCGACCGGCTGCCGGCCGAACGCGCCCTGGCGGTGCAGCTGGGCGTATCGCGCACGGCGTTGCGCGAGGCCATTGCACAGCTGGCCAGCCAAGGCCTGCTGACTGCCCGTGTGGGTGGCGGCACCTTCGTGGCCGCACCGGCAGCACGCGCCCGGCAGACGCTGGATGAACCGCTGGCGCCGTACCTGCCGCTGTTCCAGGGCGACCCGGAATACCGCTTCGACGTGCTGGAAATCCGCCATGCACTGGAGGGCGCCACGGCCTGGCACGCCGCATTGCGTGCGACCGATGAGGACCGCACGCGCATCGCCGCCGCGTTCCAGACCATGATGGACGCGCACGGCAAGGATGACCCCGCCGGCGAAGCGCAGGCCGACGCCGCGTTCCATCTGTCCATTGCCGAGGCGTCGCACAACCTGGTGCTGCTGCAGGTGATGCGTGGCCTGTTCGAACTGCTGCAGACCAACATCTCGCAGAGCCGCGAGAAGCTGTACACCTCGGCCCGCACCTTCTCGCCGCTGTCCGACCAGCATCGGGAAATGATGGATGCGGTGCTGGCCGGCGACCCCGAGCGTGCGCGCGCGGCCGCGCATGCCCACCTTGAATTCGTGCACACCACGCTGCGCACGCTCGATGACAACGAAGCCCGGCGTGCACGGGCCTCGCGCCTGCCGTCCCCGCACGGCTGA